One part of the Rutidosis leptorrhynchoides isolate AG116_Rl617_1_P2 chromosome 1, CSIRO_AGI_Rlap_v1, whole genome shotgun sequence genome encodes these proteins:
- the LOC139857521 gene encoding GDSL esterase/lipase At5g33370-like → MASSKSSLAMLLFLILTALSNVVHEAEARAFFVFGDSLVDNGNNNYLATTARADAPPYGIDYPSHRPTGRFSNGYNIPDLISQAIGEEATLPYLSPNLRGEKLLVGANFASAGVGILNDTGVQFVNIIRITAQMQYFQQYQQRLSGIIGPEQTQLLVNQALTLITLGGNDFVNNYYLVPFSARSRQYALPDYVVYLISEYRKVLTRLYELGLRRILVTGTGPLGCVPAELAQRSANGNCSPELNRAASLFNPQLQDLIDSLNSEIGSHVFIGANIRQSSIDFISDPARYGFVTAKVACCGQGPYNGLGLCTRLSNVCANRDIYAFWDAFHPSERANRFIVQAILEGSTDYMSPMNLSTIMKLDAATNV, encoded by the exons ATGGCTAGCTCAAAGTCGTCACTCGCTATGTTATTATTTCTGATATTAACAGCTTTGAGTAACGTTGTTCACGAAGCTGAAGCTAGAGCATTTTTTGTTTTTGGTGACTCGTTGGTCGATAATGGTAACAATAACTATTTAGCAACTACTGCACGAGCCGATGCACCTCCTTATGGGATTGATTATCCTAGTCATCGCCCTACAGGCCGATTCTCCAATGGATATAACATTCCAGACCTTATCA GTCAAGCTATTGGTGAAGAGGCAACATTGCCGTATTTGAGTCCGAACCTCAGAGGTGAAAAATTACTTGTTGGTGCAAATTTTGCCTCTGCTGGTGTTGGCATACTTAATGACACAGGAGTACAGTTT GTTAACATTATAAGGATCACAGCACAAATGCAATACTTTCAACAGTATCAGCAAAGGTTGAGTGGTATAATTGGCCCAGAGCAGACTCAACTTCTTGTAAATCAAGCTTTGACACTCATCACATTGGGAGGAAATGATTTTGTAAACAACTACTATTTAGTCCCATTTTCAGCAAGATCTAGACAATATGCTCTCCCAGATTATGTTGTTTACTTGATCTCTGAATACCGTAAAGTTCTAACG AGGCTTTATGAACTAGGATTACGAAGAATTTTGGTGACGGGTACAGGACCATTAGGATGTGTGCCAGCTGAACTAGCTCAACGAAGCGCCAATGGTAACTGCTCACCCGAATTAAACCGAGCAGCAAGTTTGTTCAACCCTCAACTGCAAGACTTAATCGATAGTCTCAATAGTGAGATTGGAAGCCATGTGTTCATTGGTGCCAATATTCGACAAAGCAGCATTGACTTTATTTCTGACCCTGCAAGATATG GATTTGTGACAGCAAAGGTTGCGTGCTGTGGACAAGGACCGTATAATGGACTTGGACTATGTACACGGTTATCAAATGTATGTGCGAATAGAGATATATACGCGTTTTGGGATGCTTTTCATCCTTCTGAAAGAGCAAACAGATTTATTGTACAAGCAATATTAGAAGGATCAACAGACTACATGTCACCCATGAATCTTAGCACTATTATGAAGTTGGATGCTGCTACTAATGTGTGA